The sequence CATTCTCGGGGATATGAGAAAAGAAGCTTTCAAGAAAGCTGGTGCCACTCCTATTCCTTCCAATGCTGTTTTTGTTGCCAAGAGAGAGCATGTCTTTGGAAAGAAAGTGTTCTGTACCAAGGCTCGGTTTTGTGACAATGGTCACATCCATGATCTCGTGATTGAATGCGACACAATTGGTGTCAGTGATCCGTGTCTTTTGGTTCGTGTGGACTGCAAGACCGTGATGCAGGTGAAGCGACTGCGATGGAAGTTCCGGGGGAACCACACCATTTTGGTTGACGGGCTAGCAATTGAAGTGTTCTGGGATGTACATAATTGGCTCTTTGGTGCATCAGTTGGAAATGCTGTTTTTATGTTCAAGACCTGCACGTCATCCGAGAAGTTATGGTCTAGCCAACCACTTTCAGATCCAAATGTGTTGCCGTCGTCCTTCTCCCAGAGATTTCTGGATTCCAAATCACAAAATCTtggtttttcattgattttgtaTGCTTGGAAGCATGAATAGAGAGACTCAGAAATCTTCTTTGAGTGCTAACAAAAACATTAGTGAGTTgtgatatttattaattatgtgATTGGTTacacttaattttattaaacagatccatttgtttttactttgccttctttttttttcagttgaCAATTTCAGCTATTGAATGGATCAGACAGAGTTGTGTTTTCAGTTATCTCTGCATCCTTCATGATGTATTTCTCATATTCATTCTTATGTTTCCTATTAGAAATCCAATATCAAGGAAATATTTATCTTCAATGTAGCCTTTTTTGTGGCCTGAATTTGTTAGACCACATGCAGCTTTTAGCATATCCTGCTGCATTGACTTTTCTCGTTGAATTCCTCATCATGAATTCGTGGTATAGAATATCTGAGCT is a genomic window of Populus alba chromosome 5, ASM523922v2, whole genome shotgun sequence containing:
- the LOC118056989 gene encoding uncharacterized protein encodes the protein MRDFPSCFGENGIQVADSSSSNTSKNAQNLVTCVYQCRIRGRSCLITITWSKNLMGQGLSVGIDDSANQCLCKVDIKPWLFSKRKGSKSLEAYSCKIDIYWDLSSAKFGSGPEPFEGFYVAVVVDRQMVLILGDMRKEAFKKAGATPIPSNAVFVAKREHVFGKKVFCTKARFCDNGHIHDLVIECDTIGVSDPCLLVRVDCKTVMQVKRLRWKFRGNHTILVDGLAIEVFWDVHNWLFGASVGNAVFMFKTCTSSEKLWSSQPLSDPNVLPSSFSQRFLDSKSQNLGFSLILYAWKHE